Below is a genomic region from Streptomyces sp. RPA4-2.
CTGCGCGACGCCCTGGAGGAGCACGGCACCGCGGTGTTGTGCGCCCCGCCGGGCACCGGCAAGACGACGCTCGTGCCGTTGGTCCTCGCCGGTCTCGTCGGCGGGGGCCCGGCCCGCCGGGTGCTGGTCGCCGAACCGCGACGGATCGCGGCCCGGGCCGCGGCCCGGCGGATGGCGTGGCTGCTCGGCGAGCAGACCGGCGGGAACGTGGGCTACACGGTGCGCGGGGAGCGGGTCGTGGGACCACGCGCGCGCGTGGAGGTCGTCACGACGGGAGTGCTCCTCCAGCGGCTGCAGCGGGACCAGGAGCTCGCGGGCGTCGACGTGGTGGTCCTCGACGAGTGCCACGAACGGCATCTGGACGCCGACACGGTGGCGGCCTTCCTCCTGGACGTCCGGGCCGCGCTCCGGCCCGAACTGCGGCTCGTGGCCGCGTCCGCGACGACCGACGCCGAGGGCTGGGCCCGGCTGTTGGGCGGCGCGCCGGTCGTCGAGGCGCAGGGGGTCTCGTACCCGGTGGAGGTGGTCTGGGCGCCTCCGGCCCGGCCCGTACGCCCCCCGCACGGCATGCGGGTCGACCCCGCTCTGCTCGCGCACGTGGTGTCGGTGGTGCGGCGGGCGCTGGCCGAGCGCGACGGGGACGTGCTGTGTTTCCTGCCCGGCGTGGGCGAGATCGCGCGGGTCGCCGGTCAGTTGGGGGGCCTCGGCGGGATCGACGTGCTCCAGGTGCACGGGCGGGCGCCCGCGGCGGTGCAGGACGCGGTACTGGCGCCGGGTACCGGGCGCCGGGTGGTCCTGGCCACCTCCGTCGCGGAGTCGTCGCTGACGGTGCCCGGCGTGCGGGTGGTCGTGGACTCGGGGCTCGCGCGCGAACCCCGGGTGGACCACGCGCGCGGGCTGAGCGCGCTGACCACGGTGCGGGCCGCGCAGGCGGCCGGACGGCAGCGGGCCGGGCGGGCCGGCCGTGAGGCACCGGGCCGGGTGTACCGCTGCTGGTCCGAGGCCGAGGACGCCCGTCTCCCGCGCTTTCCCGCACCGGAGATCAAGGTGGCCGATCTGACGGCGTTCGCCCTGCAGGCGGCCTGCTGGGGCGATCCGGAGGCGGCCGGGCTGGCGCTGCTGGACCCGCCGCCGGCCGGCGCGATGGCGGCGGCGCGGTCCGTCCTGTCGGCGGTGGGCGCGGTGGACCCGGCGGGGCGGGCCACTCCGCGGGGTGTCCGCATGTCCCGGCTGGGCCTGCACCCACGGCTGGCGCGGGCGCTGCTGGACGCGGCGCCCGAGGTGGGCGCGGACCGGGCGGCCGACGTGGTCGCCCTGCTGAGCGAGGAGCCGCCGCGGGAGTACGGGGACGATCTCGCGGCGGCCTGGCGGACGGCCCGGCGGGGCGGTGACGCCTACGCGGCGCGCTGGCGCACCGAGGCGCGCCGACTGCGTTCGGGCACCAGGGACGCGGCGGAGAAGGCGCCCAAGAACCTGCCGCCGGACACGGTCGCGGGTGGCCGGGCCGACCTCGGGGACGACCGCGTCGCCGGGCTGGTCGCCGCCCTCGCGTTCCCCGAGCGCCTCGCGCGGGCGCAGGGCGGCTCGTACCTGATGGTGAACGGGACCCGCGCCGACATCGGCGACGGCTCCGCACTGCGGGACGCGCCCTGGCTGGCCGTCGCCGTGGCCGACCGTCCCGTCGGCGCGGGGCACGCGCGCGTGCGGCTCGCAGCGGTGGTGGACGAGGGGACGGCTCGGCGCGCCGCCGCGAGCTTCGCCGCCGAGGGCGAGGAGGTCCACTGGTCCGAGGGCGATGTCGTCGCGCGGCGGGTCGAACGGCTCGGGGCGGTGGAGCTGGCGGTGCGCCCGCTCAGGAACGCCGACCCCGGGCTCGTGAGAGAGGCGCTGCTTGAGGGGCTGCGGGCGGACGGACTCGGGCTGCTGCGGTGGTCCCCGGACGCCGAGGCGCTGCGCCGGCGGCTCGCCTTTCTGCGGCTGCATCTCGGCGCGCCCTGGCCCGATGTCGGCGACGACGCGCTCCACGCGCGCGTGGCGGAGTGGCTGGAGCCGGAGCTGAGCCGCGCGCGGCGGCGGGCCGATCTGTCGCGGATCGACGCCGGGCAGGCCCTGGCGCGGCTGCTGCCCTGGGCCACCGGTGAGGCCGCCCGGCTGGAGGAGCTCGCGCCCGAGCGGATCGAGGTGCCCAGCGGGTCCAGGATCCGGGTCGACTACGGCAATCCCGAACAGCCCGTCCTCGCCGTCAAGTTGCAGGAGATGTTCGGCCTCCACGCGTCACCCGCCGTGGCCGGGGTGCCCGTACTCGTCCATCTGCTGTCGCCCGCGGGGCGGCCCGCCGCGGTCACCGCCGACCTCGCCTCCTTCTGGAAGGACGGCTACCGGGCGGTCCGGGCCGAGCTGCGCGGCCGTTACCCCAAGCATCCGTGGCCCGAGGATCCGGCGGCCGCGGAGCCGACGCGTCATACGAACGCGCGGCTCAGGCGCTGACCGGCTCGGACCGTTCGGCCCGGTCGGGGGCGGGATCGTCCGGGCGGCGGCCGCGCGCCTCCAGGTAGAGGGAGAGGGACAGCAGGGCCGCGCCCAGGAGCAGCAGGCCCCAGGGGAGGTAGGAGGTCATCAGCAGGACCAGGGTGCGGTTGGACTTGACCAGGGCGACGGTGTGCTCGATGTAGTCCTCGCGCATCTTCACGTGCCCGGAGAAGGCGGTCACCTTGGCGCGGCCGCCGAGCAGGGTGCCGCCGCGCAGTTCCTCCTTGTGGATCTCCTCGCCGTAGACGGGTGCCCCGGTGACCGGTTCGACCCAGAACCTGCGGACGGTCGTGTACCAGCGTGTCGTACCGGTCTTGGCGACCGACTGCGCGGTGATGCCCTGGACGGGCATGACCTTGGGGAACGCGACCTTCGTCCAGGGGATCGTCTGCTCGAAGTAGTAGACCTCGACGCCGCGGAAGGTCCGGGTGCCCTCGTAGTGGATGGGGGCCGAGGTACGGGTCTGCGCGTCGAAGTACTCGTAGTCCCGCTTCTCCGTCCGGAAGGGCCACTTGAACTCGATGCCGTCGCGCCGGACGGGGTCGCCGTCGACCGACTCGCCGGTCGCGTGGACGGGTTCCTGGGTGTGGGCGTCGAAGATGTAGCGCTCGGGGAGCTTGGAGACCATCTTCCCGTCGGGGCCCTGCACATAGGACAGGGAGTCCCAGACGACGACGTCACGGCCCGCCGTCCGCTCGATCCGGTCGGAGGCCTCGACGTTGCCCTTGAGGGTCTGCACGACGGTGACCTCGGGGACCTTCTTCGCCTTCATGGTGCCGTAGTCGAGCAGGGTCGCGTCCTTCGCCTCCAGGACCATGTCCTGGTACTGGCCGGCGGGGATCTTGGCCACCCGCGGGAAGACGTACCAGCGCAGCAGCGGGGACAGCGCCGCGCAGAACACGGCGAGGGCGAGCAGGATCAGGCTGGCCTTGCGGCGCATCTGGACGGCCCTCCCGGCTGGTTACGGATGCTTGGGGACGGTGGTGAGCAGTGGCTTCGGCGACGTCCCGCCGGCCGGTGAGCCCATGGCGGTGATGGTGAACACCAGGGCGAGCGCCACGGCAAGACCGGTCGCGGCGGCGATGAGGGCACGCATGCGGGGCCTCCCGTGAACCTGGAGCTGATGCATCGTCAGGTCGGGCACCGTAGCAACGGCGGGCCGAGATGAGAACACGTCGCGCACACGACGAGGGCGCCCCTCCGCCGGAAGCGGAGGGGCGCCCTGGTGGCGCGGGGCCGCACATGGCCCTGGTGGCCCTGGCGGGACCACGAGGGCCGTGCCGGACTACGGCGTGGCCGTGCTCGACGGTGAGGCCGTGGTGGACGGTGTGGCCGTGGCGGCCGGGGCCACCGTCAGTTCGACCGTCAGCGTCGCGCCGCCCGTGGTGGTGACGCGGAGCAGGAACGTGCCGGCCGTGTCGTCCGCGTACAGCTTGGGGAGCTTGAGCGCGCCGTCGGCGTCGGTCGTGAGGTCCGTGAGGGTGCGGACCGTCTTGCCGTCCGCGTCCTTGAAGTACGGGCCCTTGTCGTTCTCGGTCGCGTCGACCGCCGACTTCACGAGCGTGGCGGTGGCCGCGACCTTCCCGGCGGCGGCGCCCTTGTAGGTGGCCTTCAGCTGGACCTGGTCGGCGAATTCGCCGCCCGCTACGCAGGTCAGCGGGGTGTCGCCGGTGCGGGTCAGGGCGTCGGCCTGCCGCGGCGTGACGGTCGCCGCGTAGTCGAGTCCGCCCAGGGTGCGGCCCACGACGGTGGCGCGGACCGTGAAGCCGCCGGTCTTCTCGCCCGCCACGAGCGCGGGAGCGGTCGCCGTGCCCTTGCTGTCGGTGACGAGCGTGGCGACGCTCTCGCCGCCCGTGAAGGTGGCGTCCGTGTCTCCGACGATCAGGAACCGGACGCGGACCTTCGCGACCGCCTTGCCCGCCTTGGTCTCGGTGCGCACCGCGACCTTGGTGCCGAAGGACTGGCCCGCCGTCGCGGTGAGCTTTGCGGTGCCCGCGTCCTCCAGGTGGTCCACCGTCTCGGTGGCCGTGGGCGGCGTGGGCGGCTTGGGCGGCGGCGAGGTCGAGGGGGAACCGGGCGTGGACGGGCTCGTCGAACCGCCGCCGGGCTTGGGGCTGCTCGGCTTCGAGTCGGGCGTCGACGGAGTGGACGGCGACGGGTCCGGGCTCGCCGAGGAGTCGCCGCTGTTGTGCGAGGGCAGGGTGCCCGTGCCGTTCGGGACCTCGTGGGTCCCCTTGCGGTAGTACTCCAGCCACGACAGCACCGTGTTGAGGTAGGCCGTCGAGTTGTTGTAGCTGAGGATCGCCGCGTTCATGTGCGCCTGCACGGACAGGTCACGGCCGGCCCGGCACAGGTAGTGACCGGCCGCGAGTGCCGCGTCGTAGACGTTGTTGGGGTCCTTCTTGCCGTCGCCGTTGCCGTCACGGCCCGCCCACGCCCAGGTGGAGGGGATGAACTGCATGGGGCCCACGGCGCGGTCGTACGCGCTGTCGCCGTCGTACGCGCCGTTGTCGGTGTCACCGATCAGCGCGAAGCCGTTGCCGTCGAGCTTGGGGCCGAGGATCGGCGAGTACGTCGTGCCGTTCGCGTCGACTCGGCCGCCGCGCGCCTGCCCGGACTCGACCTTGCCGATGGCCGCGAGGAGTTGCCAGGGCAGATTGCAGCCCGGCTTGGACTCGCGCAGCGAGGTCTCGGCCTTCTTGTAGGCGTCGAGCACGGTCGCCGGTATGCCGGCCTCGGCCTCGCCCACCGAGACGGGTGTCCCGATGGTCGGCGTCGGGCTCGGGCTCGGGTTCGGGCTCTTCAGCGGCGGCAGGTCGGTGTAGTAGGGCGAGTTGCCGGTCGCTCCGCCCTCGCCGCCGGTGCTCGCGTCGGCCGAGGGCTGGGCACCGGCCGCCTGTCTGCCGAGGTCCGCGGTGGCCACTCCGGGTGCCTGGGAAGCGGACAGGGCCGCGACCGCTGCCGCGGCCACGGCGGTGGACGCCGCTCCCTTGCGCAGTCTGCCGAAATGCGCCGCCATTGAGTGAACCCCTCCCGTGGACGACCGCCCGCGCTCCGCGCGTTCGCTGGCACTGTGACGCAGGTGACCCTACGACAACTTCCGTCGCCCGGGCACCCGTTCGTGCCCGATTTTCACCGGTTGGCCATGTTCGATTGTCCGCTGGGACACGTACCCCGCGCGGGCCGTCCGCACCTTCTCACGCGTCTCTCATAATGGCCTTCGGTGATCACCGAGGGCGACGCCTTCGAACGACGTCAGCCACAGGGGGACGTTTTGCCCTTCACTCTCAGCCACGCCGCGGCCGTACTGCCCGCCGTGCGGGGCGACGGAAGCGGCCGGAGCCGACTGGTGCCGGCGGTCCTGGTGGCCGGCTCCTTCGCTCCCGACATGACCTATTACGCGGCGAGTGCGGTACCCGGAGCGATGGAATTCGGCGAGTTCACGCACTCGTTCACCGGTGTCCTCACCTTCGACGTGCTCATCGCCTGGGCCCTCGTGGGCGTCTGGCTGGTCCTGCGCGAGCCGCTGGTGGCCCTGCTGCCGCGGACCCGTCAGGGGCGCCCCGCGGGGCTGCTGCGCTGCGGGACGGCCCGCCGGGAACCCAGCCCGTCCCTGGCGCTGTGGTGGTACGCGTCGGCCGCGCTCGGCGCGCTGACGCACGTCGTGTGGGACGCGTTCACGCACCACGACCGGTGGGGGGTGCGCCTGCTGCCCGCGCTGGGGCGGGACGTCGGGGGCACACCCCTGTTCACGTACGCGCAGTACGGCACTTCGATGGCGGCGGCCGTGGTGATCACGCTCTTCGTGGTCGTCGCGCTGCGGCGGACACCGCACGGCGAGCCGGTGGGGGTGCCGGCGCTGTCGCGTGCCGACCGGTGGCTCGCCGCCGCCGTGGTCGGCGGCTGCGCGGTCGTCGCCGGCACGCAGCGGGCCGCTCGCTGGTGGGCCTACCAGGGCTCCGGCGCGAAACCCTGGGAACTGATCCCGGCCCTGTGCTTCGGCGCGGGCGCGGGTCTCGTCCTCGGCCTCGCGCTGTACGCCGTCGGCGTCAGGGTGTGGCGTCCCGCCCCGGTTCGTCCCGGCCCGGCAGCCACGCGTACGGAGCCGAACCGTCCGGCACCCCGCTGACCCCGCTCCGCGGGGCGGGGTGCCGGACGCGGCCGCGTCCCTGGCCCAGGCCGCGGTGGACGGCGCGGGCGAAGCGCCCGATGGTGCGGGCTCCGTACGCCGTCGTCGGGTTGTCGTGCGACAGGACGACGATGCGGCAGGTTCTGCCGGTGCCCGTGAACGCGCCGACACTGTGCACCCGCCAGCCGCGCGCGGGCCGGGGCGGCCGGCCGTTCTCCCGGTGCGCCCTCGGACCGGGACCGCCCGGCATCCCGGCGGCCCCGCTCCGGCGTGCCGCGCCGCGGACGTGGCGGAGCAGGCTCAGGCCGTGGACGCCGGTCCGCAGGAAGGAACGGGAGCCGGCGACCACGTCCGGCAGGCGCAGGGCCGCGACGGTGTCCGAGACGGTGACCAGGGGGCGGAGGGCGGCGAGCTCCCACCGGTCAAGGGTGTGCCGGAGCGCCTCCGCCCGCCGCGGCATGGTCTCCATGGCGGTGCCCTCGGCGAAGCTCTCCGTGTCGTACTGACACTCGCTCGCGAGATCACAGGTCGGGCCGGTGCCGGCGGCGTGCACCGGCAGGGCGCGGGTGCCCCGGCGTGCGGCCGGTGCCGCCCCGATGGCACGGGACGCGGGCCCGGCGAGCTCGGGGGCGCGGCCGGAACGGCGGGCCGCGGGCGTCTGAGCGGTGCTCGCGCTCGCGGCCACCGCGGGCACCGGCGCGAACAGCGCCGGGACGACGCCCGCGGGGAGGGCCGTGCGGCGGTGGAGTATGCGTATACCCATGCCCGCATCCTTGCGGTCCCCCCGCGCGGGGGGCGTCTTTGCGAGGGCCACGCGAGTGACGGGCCCTCCGGGGGTTGAACGGGACACGGTGCCCCCTGCCTCCGGGTCCCCCGAGCCACCGGGACCCCGGGCCCCGGCCGCGTACGAGCCTCCGGGTTCCCGGGCCTCCGGGTTCCCGGGCCTCTGGGCTGCGGGTCCCCGAGCCCTGGCCGTCGGGCACCGGTCCCCGGTCAGGCACGCAGGGCGCCGTCTTCCATGGGCCACCGCCGGGGGCAGGTTCGGCGCCGGGGGGGGCCGCCGTACGCGGCCGGTGCCGCGACGGACCGGGCCCGGCACCAGATGGTGCCGGGCCCGGTCCGGTGACGGTGCAGGCTCCCCGGTCCGCGGTCACCCGGAACCTCGGTCGCCGAAGCGGCTAGTGCGCCGCCGATTCCCAGTCGGCTCCCGAGCCGACGGAGACGTCGAGCGGAGCCCGGAGATCGACGGCGGACGCCATCTCGCGGCGCAGGAGCTCCTCGGTCTTCGCGCGCTCCCCCGGGGCGATCTCCAGGACGATTTCGTCATGGACCTGGAGGAGCATGCGGGACTTCAGACCGGCCTCGCGCAGCGCCCGGTCGACGTTCAGCATCGCGATCTTGACGATGTCCGCGGCCGTGCCCTGGATCGGCGCGTTCAGTGCCATGCGCTCGGCCGTCTCGCGACGCTGACGGTTGTCGCTGTTCAGGTCGGGCAGATAACGACGCCGCCCGAAGAGGGTCTCCGTGTACCCCGTGGCACGCGCCTCGTCCACGACCCGGCGCAGATAGTCGCGGACACCGCCGAAGCGCTCGAAGTACGTTTCCATCAGGGCCCGTGCCTCGCCCGCGTCGATGTTCAGCTGCTGGGACAGACCGAACGCCGACAGCCCGTACGCCAGGCCGTACGACATGGCCTTGATCTTGCGTCGCATCTCCGCGTCGACCCCCGGGCGCTCGACCGAGAACACCTGGGACGCCACCGTCGTGTGCAGGTCCTCGCCCGACGTGAACGCCTCGAGCAGGCCCTCGTCCTCGGACAGATGGGCCATCACCCGCAGCTCGATCTGGCTGTAGTCCGCGGTCATCAGCGACTCGAAGCCCTCACCGACCACGAAGCCGCGGCGGATCGCGCGGCCCTCCTCCGTACGCACCGGGATGTTCTGCAGGTTCGGGTCCACCGACGACAGGCGGCCCGTCGCCGCCACCGTCTGGTTGAAGGTGGTGTGGATCCGGCCGTCCGCGGCGATCGTCTTGATCAGGCCCTCGACGGTCACGCGCAGCTTCGCCTGCTCGCGGTGGCGGAGCATGATGACGGGCAGCTCGTGGTCGGTCTGCGTGGCCAGCCAGGCCAGCGCGTCCGCGTCCGTCGTGTAACCCGTCTTCGTCTTCTTCGTCTTGGGCAGATCGAGCTCCCCGAAGAAGACCTCCTGGAGCTGCTTGGGCGAGCCGAGGTTGAACTCGTGGCCCACGGAGGCGTGCGCCTCCTTCACCGCCTGCTGCACGGCGGCACCGAACATCTGCTCCATGGCCTCCAGGTGCGCCCGGTCGGCCGCGATGCCGTACCGCTCCAAGCGCGCCAGCAGCGCCGACGTGGGCAGCTCCATGTCCCGCAGCAGATCGGCCGCGCCGACCTCCGGCAGCTTCTCGTCGAACGCCTCGCCGAGGTCGAGGATCGTGCGGGCCTGCGCCATCAGCGCCTCGGCCTCGGCGCCGTCGTCCGTGCCGAAGGCCAGCTGCCCGTCGGCCGCGGCGGCCGGACCCAGCTCCCGCCCCAGATACTCCAGCGACAGCGCGTCCAGCGCGAAGGAACGGCGACCCGGCTTGACCAGATAGGCGGCGAGCGCGGTGTCCATGGACACGCCCTCGACGCTCCAGCCGTGCTCGGCGAAGACCCGCATCACGCCCTTGGCGTTGTGCAGCACCTTGGGCTTCGCGGGGTCGGCGAGCCACTTCGCGAACGCGTTCTCGTCGCCCTCGTCCAGCTCCGAGGGGTCGAACCAGGCTGCCGCCCCCTCCGCCGCGGCGAGCGCGATCTCCGTCACCGAGCCGGCGCCCAGCGCCCACGCGTCGACCGTGGCCAGACCCAGGACCGCGGTGCCGTGCTCGGCGAGCCACGGCTTCAGCTCGCCCGCGCCCAGCACCGCGCCGTCCAGCTCGACACCGGCGGCGACCGGCGCCGCCGCCTCGGCCTCCTGCGCCCCCGGGTCGACGGCGAACAGGCGCTCACGCAGCGAGGGGTTACGGATCTCCAGGGTGTCCAGGACCATCGTCACGGCCGTACGGTCGTACGCCGCGCGCTCCAGATCCGTGACCGCCCTCGGCAGCTCCACGTCCTTCACCATCTCCGTGAGACGGCGGTTGAGCCGCACCGCCTCCAGGTGGTCACGGAGATTCTGGCCGGCCTTGCCCTTCACCTCGTCGACGCGCTCGACCAGCTCCGCGAACGAACCGAACTGGTTGATCCACTTCGCGGCCGTCTTCTCACCGACACCGGGAATGCCCGGCAGGTTGTCCGAC
It encodes:
- the polA gene encoding DNA polymerase I, giving the protein MAETASKKTEKPAGTSRPRLMLMDGHSLAYRAFFALPAENFTTASGQPTNAIYGFASMLANTLRDEAPTHFAVAFDVSRKTWRSEEFTEYKANRSKTPDEFKGQVELIGELLDAMHAQRFAVDGFEADDIIATLATQAEAEGFEVLIVTGDRDSFQLVSEHTTVLYPTKGVSELTRFTPEKVVEKYGLTPAQYPDFAALRGDPSDNLPGIPGVGEKTAAKWINQFGSFAELVERVDEVKGKAGQNLRDHLEAVRLNRRLTEMVKDVELPRAVTDLERAAYDRTAVTMVLDTLEIRNPSLRERLFAVDPGAQEAEAAAPVAAGVELDGAVLGAGELKPWLAEHGTAVLGLATVDAWALGAGSVTEIALAAAEGAAAWFDPSELDEGDENAFAKWLADPAKPKVLHNAKGVMRVFAEHGWSVEGVSMDTALAAYLVKPGRRSFALDALSLEYLGRELGPAAAADGQLAFGTDDGAEAEALMAQARTILDLGEAFDEKLPEVGAADLLRDMELPTSALLARLERYGIAADRAHLEAMEQMFGAAVQQAVKEAHASVGHEFNLGSPKQLQEVFFGELDLPKTKKTKTGYTTDADALAWLATQTDHELPVIMLRHREQAKLRVTVEGLIKTIAADGRIHTTFNQTVAATGRLSSVDPNLQNIPVRTEEGRAIRRGFVVGEGFESLMTADYSQIELRVMAHLSEDEGLLEAFTSGEDLHTTVASQVFSVERPGVDAEMRRKIKAMSYGLAYGLSAFGLSQQLNIDAGEARALMETYFERFGGVRDYLRRVVDEARATGYTETLFGRRRYLPDLNSDNRQRRETAERMALNAPIQGTAADIVKIAMLNVDRALREAGLKSRMLLQVHDEIVLEIAPGERAKTEELLRREMASAVDLRAPLDVSVGSGADWESAAH
- a CDS encoding lytic transglycosylase domain-containing protein, which codes for MAAHFGRLRKGAASTAVAAAAVAALSASQAPGVATADLGRQAAGAQPSADASTGGEGGATGNSPYYTDLPPLKSPNPSPSPTPTIGTPVSVGEAEAGIPATVLDAYKKAETSLRESKPGCNLPWQLLAAIGKVESGQARGGRVDANGTTYSPILGPKLDGNGFALIGDTDNGAYDGDSAYDRAVGPMQFIPSTWAWAGRDGNGDGKKDPNNVYDAALAAGHYLCRAGRDLSVQAHMNAAILSYNNSTAYLNTVLSWLEYYRKGTHEVPNGTGTLPSHNSGDSSASPDPSPSTPSTPDSKPSSPKPGGGSTSPSTPGSPSTSPPPKPPTPPTATETVDHLEDAGTAKLTATAGQSFGTKVAVRTETKAGKAVAKVRVRFLIVGDTDATFTGGESVATLVTDSKGTATAPALVAGEKTGGFTVRATVVGRTLGGLDYAATVTPRQADALTRTGDTPLTCVAGGEFADQVQLKATYKGAAAGKVAATATLVKSAVDATENDKGPYFKDADGKTVRTLTDLTTDADGALKLPKLYADDTAGTFLLRVTTTGGATLTVELTVAPAATATPSTTASPSSTATP
- a CDS encoding DUF4184 family protein produces the protein MPFTLSHAAAVLPAVRGDGSGRSRLVPAVLVAGSFAPDMTYYAASAVPGAMEFGEFTHSFTGVLTFDVLIAWALVGVWLVLREPLVALLPRTRQGRPAGLLRCGTARREPSPSLALWWYASAALGALTHVVWDAFTHHDRWGVRLLPALGRDVGGTPLFTYAQYGTSMAAAVVITLFVVVALRRTPHGEPVGVPALSRADRWLAAAVVGGCAVVAGTQRAARWWAYQGSGAKPWELIPALCFGAGAGLVLGLALYAVGVRVWRPAPVRPGPAATRTEPNRPAPR
- a CDS encoding DUF3068 domain-containing protein, which gives rise to MRRKASLILLALAVFCAALSPLLRWYVFPRVAKIPAGQYQDMVLEAKDATLLDYGTMKAKKVPEVTVVQTLKGNVEASDRIERTAGRDVVVWDSLSYVQGPDGKMVSKLPERYIFDAHTQEPVHATGESVDGDPVRRDGIEFKWPFRTEKRDYEYFDAQTRTSAPIHYEGTRTFRGVEVYYFEQTIPWTKVAFPKVMPVQGITAQSVAKTGTTRWYTTVRRFWVEPVTGAPVYGEEIHKEELRGGTLLGGRAKVTAFSGHVKMREDYIEHTVALVKSNRTLVLLMTSYLPWGLLLLGAALLSLSLYLEARGRRPDDPAPDRAERSEPVSA
- a CDS encoding SPW_0924 family protein yields the protein MRALIAAATGLAVALALVFTITAMGSPAGGTSPKPLLTTVPKHP
- the hrpB gene encoding ATP-dependent helicase HrpB, encoding MIRTDALDRLPVRSAVPALRDALEEHGTAVLCAPPGTGKTTLVPLVLAGLVGGGPARRVLVAEPRRIAARAAARRMAWLLGEQTGGNVGYTVRGERVVGPRARVEVVTTGVLLQRLQRDQELAGVDVVVLDECHERHLDADTVAAFLLDVRAALRPELRLVAASATTDAEGWARLLGGAPVVEAQGVSYPVEVVWAPPARPVRPPHGMRVDPALLAHVVSVVRRALAERDGDVLCFLPGVGEIARVAGQLGGLGGIDVLQVHGRAPAAVQDAVLAPGTGRRVVLATSVAESSLTVPGVRVVVDSGLAREPRVDHARGLSALTTVRAAQAAGRQRAGRAGREAPGRVYRCWSEAEDARLPRFPAPEIKVADLTAFALQAACWGDPEAAGLALLDPPPAGAMAAARSVLSAVGAVDPAGRATPRGVRMSRLGLHPRLARALLDAAPEVGADRAADVVALLSEEPPREYGDDLAAAWRTARRGGDAYAARWRTEARRLRSGTRDAAEKAPKNLPPDTVAGGRADLGDDRVAGLVAALAFPERLARAQGGSYLMVNGTRADIGDGSALRDAPWLAVAVADRPVGAGHARVRLAAVVDEGTARRAAASFAAEGEEVHWSEGDVVARRVERLGAVELAVRPLRNADPGLVREALLEGLRADGLGLLRWSPDAEALRRRLAFLRLHLGAPWPDVGDDALHARVAEWLEPELSRARRRADLSRIDAGQALARLLPWATGEAARLEELAPERIEVPSGSRIRVDYGNPEQPVLAVKLQEMFGLHASPAVAGVPVLVHLLSPAGRPAAVTADLASFWKDGYRAVRAELRGRYPKHPWPEDPAAAEPTRHTNARLRR